Within Coffea arabica cultivar ET-39 chromosome 4e, Coffea Arabica ET-39 HiFi, whole genome shotgun sequence, the genomic segment AAGTTCATGTACCTTTTGTCATCGCTGATGTGTTCTAGGCAATGGTCATGTCCATTCACATAAAAGTCGACATTATTGGCCTGTAAATTGACATTAAATCAGTCAgttacacatttttcaatcgttttttttatcttacatacattacattaaaaaagtaatacagtattttttttttttacaaaattatctcaaataatttactgtccaaacacactcactagtggtttttttttttaatttaatcttgGAATGGTAGATTTGGAAATGTACTTCAACATCTCATTCTATTCTTTCTGATAATGACTGAAAATGTAGTGTTACCCGAAGAATTGGAAGAAGCCTCTCAACAAGTTCCTTGGTGTCACCATGATGGCCAACACTCCTAATGGCATGATGTCCCACCACAATTTTCCATTTTGCTGTTGATTCTCTTAATGCTGATTGAAGGTCCTATTAACAATTGTAACCACAATTATTGTACTTGAAACTATTAATAACcccaaaaaaagagaagaaaatggaagaagaaagtttataaatctttttttttttttggtttgattgGACACTTACTTTCAGTACATTTCTTGTGTAAGTCTTGGGAGGGGTTACACCTCTCCAGTCATATTCATGATTCTTTGGCTCAAAAAAGTACTCCTTTACAAAAGGAGTGGTGTCTACGAAAAATAATTCAGCAATTTCTGTTCAAAAGAATAGAGGAAACTGGTTATTAGGTGATCTTGATTTTGCCTTTGATAGCTGATTAATTTGCAACAAATTCTAACCTGCATTTACTATAAATGACCTTAAACAAATCCATCTGCTGTCAATCTTCCTAAGGGAAGGGCTCAATTGCGCCTCCACATCGCCCCTGTAATCATGGTTGCCTAAAACTGCATGGAAAAATAGTTGTAAAATAGTTAgaatcaagcaaatgaaagccaaagaaaaccaaaaaaaaaaaaaaatgatgatggAGGATTTGTGTTTCCGGGTAAATTACCACTATACCACTGCTTTTGAAGGCTCCTTGCCTTGTAAATATTTACAAATGAATCTACAAAGGCAGGGTCATGCTCCCCTGTTAATCCATCATCGTAGAAATTGTCTCCTGTTGAAACTAAGAAATCTACATCTAGTTTCTCTCCAACTATTCCCATCTGCaacccaaaaaattaaaaaatcagTCACCCAAAGttgaacatatatatatatatatatatatatatatatatatatatatatatatgaacttACAAAGTT encodes:
- the LOC113741493 gene encoding purple acid phosphatase 17-like is translated as MASFRNKSMVLCLWLATSFGLVYVSVLAELQRFEHPTKGDGTLSFLVVGDWGRQGDFNQSAVARQMGIVGEKLDVDFLVSTGDNFYDDGLTGEHDPAFVDSFVNIYKARSLQKQWYSVLGNHDYRGDVEAQLSPSLRKIDSRWICLRSFIVNAEIAELFFVDTTPFVKEYFFEPKNHEYDWRGVTPPKTYTRNVLKDLQSALRESTAKWKIVVGHHAIRSVGHHGDTKELVERLLPILRANNVDFYVNGHDHCLEHISDDKSPIQFLTSGAGSKAWRGDLKEMKEEGLKYFYDGQGFMSVKLTQTHLEIAFYDVLGTVVHKWTMSKQLHSSI